The following proteins are co-located in the Salvelinus namaycush isolate Seneca chromosome 31, SaNama_1.0, whole genome shotgun sequence genome:
- the LOC120025739 gene encoding uncharacterized protein LOC120025739 isoform X1: MEDEEDLEVLGEQLYDLIYPKHAEIAGKLTGMLLELPGPVLTRMQQDEAMLTEALEKALRALQLPQGPSNTRMSKEEDEASASSDSLGEQLFELVDIYNTGHTQKITGMLLEQHKEAVLHLLSEPSLLEEQVNLALKTLQELGVEETDASDSSDADDTERLEERLFLLVKEMNAVHSNDITGMLLEMDPASLRQMLSDRAMLEEAVQKAQAALESLWIQEDTEITKSK; encoded by the exons ATGGAGGATGAGGAAGATCTCGAGGTACTTGGCGAACAACTGTACGATTTAATTTACCCCAAGCACGCTGAGATCGCCGGGAAACTCACAG GCATGTTGCTGGAACTACCTGGGCCTGTCCTGACTCGGATGCAGCAGGATGAAGCTATGCTGACAGAGGCCCTTGAGAAAGCCCTCCGAGCTCTGCAACTACCTCAGGGCCCCAG CAATACAAGGATGTCAAAGGAGGAAGATGAAGCATCTGCCTCTTCTGACTCGCTTGGGGAACAGCTGTTTGAGCTAGTGGACATCtacaacactggacacacacagaaaATCACTG GCATGCTACTGGAGCAGCATAAAGAAGCGGTGCTGCATCTTCTCTCAGAACCCTCACTACTGGAGGAGCAGGTGAACCTGGCCTTGAAGACACTGCAGGA GCTGGGTGTGGAAGAGACAGATGCGAGTGACTCATCAGATGCCGATGACACTGAGAGGCTGGAAGAGAGGTTGTTTCTACTGGTGAAGGAGATGAACGCAGTGCACTCAAATGACATTACAG GCATGCTTTTGGAGATGGACCCTGCCTCTCTCAGACAGATGCTGAGCGACCGCGCCATGTTGGAGGAAGCCGTTCAAAAAGCACAAGCAGCGCTG GAAAGCCTTTGGATCCAAGAGGACACAGAAATCACCAAATCCAAATGA
- the LOC120025739 gene encoding uncharacterized protein LOC120025739 isoform X2 — translation MEDEEDLEVLGEQLYDLIYPKHAEIAGKLTGMLLELPGPVLTRMQQDEAMLTEALEKALRALQLPQGPSNTRMSKEEDEASASSDSLGEQLFELVDIYNTGHTQKITGMLLEQHKEAVLHLLSEPSLLEEQVNLALKTLQELGVEETDASDSSDADDTERLEERLFLLVKEMNAVHSNDITGKPLDPRGHRNHQIQMKLAQIL, via the exons ATGGAGGATGAGGAAGATCTCGAGGTACTTGGCGAACAACTGTACGATTTAATTTACCCCAAGCACGCTGAGATCGCCGGGAAACTCACAG GCATGTTGCTGGAACTACCTGGGCCTGTCCTGACTCGGATGCAGCAGGATGAAGCTATGCTGACAGAGGCCCTTGAGAAAGCCCTCCGAGCTCTGCAACTACCTCAGGGCCCCAG CAATACAAGGATGTCAAAGGAGGAAGATGAAGCATCTGCCTCTTCTGACTCGCTTGGGGAACAGCTGTTTGAGCTAGTGGACATCtacaacactggacacacacagaaaATCACTG GCATGCTACTGGAGCAGCATAAAGAAGCGGTGCTGCATCTTCTCTCAGAACCCTCACTACTGGAGGAGCAGGTGAACCTGGCCTTGAAGACACTGCAGGA GCTGGGTGTGGAAGAGACAGATGCGAGTGACTCATCAGATGCCGATGACACTGAGAGGCTGGAAGAGAGGTTGTTTCTACTGGTGAAGGAGATGAACGCAGTGCACTCAAATGACATTACAG GAAAGCCTTTGGATCCAAGAGGACACAGAAATCACCAAATCCAAATGAAGTTGGCCCAAATACTGTGA